Sequence from the Aquimarina sp. Aq107 genome:
TTTTTTTTCAAGCGCTTCTAACGGAATTTTGAAGCATGAAAAAAATAATGCACATCACCTCTTTTTTAACTTTAAGTTTTGCTAGCTATTTACAAGCACAATTTATACAAGTAGAGTTGTTTTCTGGTTTTGATAAAACTGATTTCACGCTTTACTCTAGTTATACTATTAATAAGAGTGAGACTTTTAGTATTAATACACTGGTTTTCTTTCAGAGATTTAAAGATAAAGAAAATCAAAGCTTTGATGAGATAGGTATTCAACCAACACTATTCTGGAATATTAACAAGCATATATCATTAGGGCCATCGATATATTACAATAGTTTTTCTGGATATTCAGAACGTTTTTCAGCAAAGTTCACGCTGAAAAATCCACAAGTATCATTTGTAGCTATTCCTACAATTGCTCATTCTGAGCAAACGAATGAGAACTATGCAGAAACCTTTATACAGCTTCAATTAAACACCTTAATAAATAATAAAATTTCTCTCTGGTTAAACGGACAGTTTTTAACGGTATGGGATGAATTCGTGAGGCATTCAAGAAGTTTTCAGCAACTACGGATAGGGCTATTATTTAAGGAACATCAATTTGGTGTTGGTGCAGACTTTGACCAGTTTGGACAAAAACCTATAAAAAAATCATCTTTCGGCATGTATTACCGAAAAACTATATAAACAATTTTAAATCTTAGATAGTATGAAAACTTTAGTAAAAAAACTTTTAAAAACGCGCCCAAATATTGGGTTTAGCATTGCTCGATTAACACTTGGTTTAGTAATATTTCCGCATGGTGCACAAAAATTATTAGGATTCTTTGGCGGTTATGGTTATACGGCAACGATGGAATCATTTACTACACAAATGGGATTGCCAAGTATTCTAGCTGCCTCGATAATCATGATTGAGTTTTTCGGAGCTATCTCATTAATTATAGGATTCTTTAGTAGGTTTTGGGCAGTATCACTTACCGGAATGTTCCTAGGCATCATTTTCACTACCCAATTAGAACATGGCTTTTTTATGAATTGGTTTGGTAATCAAGCAGGTGAAGGTTACGAATATTCTCTTCTAATTATCGGTCTATCCTTAATAACAACAATACATGGTAGTGGAAAATGGTCCATTGATCATCTAATCTCTAAAAAACAATAATTATGAAAAAAATAATCACAATAGCAGGCACTAATGCTCAAAAATCTATCAATAAAAATTTACTATCCTATACCACTAGTTTATTAGAAAACGTAGAAATTATTTCAATCGACTTAAACGATTATATTTTACCAATATACGGAGTAGATTATGAAACGGAAAATGGTATACCTACTGCAATTAAAAGACTTGATGAGCTGCTAGGTACTGCCAATGGATTTATTATATCTCTTGCAGAACATAATGGATCTTATGCGGCGGTATTTAAAAATACAATAGACTGGTTGTCTCGGGTAAACATGAAAATATGGAGAGAAAAACCAATGCTTTTAATGGCGACTTCGCCTGGTGATAGAGGAGGTACAACGGTTTTGGAATCTGCTAAGACATATTTTCCATATTTAGGAGCTAGTATAATTGCAGATTTTTCTTTACCCAATTTCTATGATAATTTTTCAGAAAATGGAATTTCTGATACTAAATTAAAAGAAGAATTGAATCAAAAAATACTCCTTTTTAAACAGCATTTAAATAACCAGTTGTAATAACTAAAAAACTATTACCTCTACTAGAAACCATGGTACAAGTGCCTTTTTAAAATTGTTGCTTTTTCAGCATCAATAAGTTCTTTGAAATTATGAAAATTACTTGCTTTGATTAAAACATAGTTTTGCAACAAATTCACTGTATACAACTGGTTGTTAATTGGCAAAGTGAATTCTTAGGATTTTATTACCTTTAATCCTATGTTCGGACAAGACATTTTAAAGAATTAAGAAGTAGTAATTGTAGGTTCAGTAAGAAAGATGAAATACTTTTCTATAAGTCTATACCTCAAGATGATTAATTGCGCCATTGCAGAAGGCATGTCTAGGGATGATTTTATTGATTTATCTACTTCAATAGATGAAGCACAACATCTACAAGTTATTGCTGCAGAGGAATTTCTAGATTTACACGAGCTACTAGATGATAAACTTGGGCCGGGATTTGGGGTTCGGGTAGGCCAACAAATGGTTATTGAGGATTATGGCGTATTAGGACTATCATGGCGCACTTGTTCTAAAGTAGGAGAAATTTTTGAACGTAGTGATCGTTATTTTAAACTCCTCTCGAATACATTTGTATGGAAAATTAAAGAAGAAGGAAACATTTCTCATGTCATACTCAATAGAGAATCACATCGTAGAGGTATGGAATTATCTACAGAAGCTAGTTTATCAGCCACAGTAATCGTACTCCAAGCCATTTCTGAAAAAGATATATCTCCTACCCAAGTTAGTTTTAAACACGGACCATCGCAAGATTTAACTAGCTATAATACTGCTTTTAAATGTCCAATACTCTTTAATCAACCTTGCTATTCCTTAAGTTATAAAACGGCTGACTTAAACTTAAGAACTGCAAAGGCAGATGCAAGTATAAACAGTTACTTACTAAAACAGGTAGATGAAAACACTAAAGGCATCAAAATACTCGGTAATAAATTTGTACGCGATGTAGAATCTCTTATTAAAGATGGTCTTCCTACGGGTATCCCTGCAATTCAAAATATCAGTGAACTCTTAGCTATGAGTAACAGAACACTTACCAGAAGACTTTCTGAGGCAAGTGTCACCTATAGAGATTTAGTTAAAAAGACTCAAGAAAAAATCGCTAAAGATATGCTTCGAGATAAAAATCAAAGTATAGGCGATATAGCCTTTTTAACAGGTTTCTCTGAACAAAGTGCTTTTAATCGTGCTTTTAAAAAATGGACAAACCAAACTCCTTCAGAATTTAGGAAAAACAACTAAAAAATCCTTTTTGGCGTAAAATGTCAAGAGATTGTCTTTAAGTGTCAAAAAACTCTTTTGAACACTTGGCATCTTTGTATCATCAAATTAATAAATCGATATAATGATGATAACAATAGTAAAATTAATAATAGGATTTTTTGCAGTACTAACTATTAATTCAAAAAACACTTACCAATCGATTCAAGAGAATCCGGAATCTATTTCGGGATACACTTTAAATTATGTAGTAAAGGATTCTAAAGTTGAAGCATTTAAAATCTTAGAAAACAAATGTAATGTTTGTCATTACAAAAGGAATAAAAGACGTGTGTTTACATTAGAAAACATGAATCCTTGGGCTAATGATATCTACAAGCAAGTCTTCATAAAAAAAAGAATGCCTAAGGGTAAAAAAATAAAACTCAACTCAAAGGAATATCAAGAATTATTAACGTGGATAACGTCTACAAAAACATCAACTAATGGAATTTAAACTAAAATTTATCGTGTTAATGCTCGGTTTACTATTCACTGGTCTTACAGCTGGTTTATGTTTTACTTGGTCTAATGCTGTTACACCTGGCATTGGTCGACTAGACAACTTAACCTTCTTAAGGTCTTTTCAATCAATGAATCGAGCAATTATAAATGCCCGTTTTATGATAGTATTTTTTGGTCCTGTCATATTACTCTTTGTAAACACCTATTTATTTAAAAACAGTAGTATA
This genomic interval carries:
- a CDS encoding DoxX family protein, producing the protein MKTLVKKLLKTRPNIGFSIARLTLGLVIFPHGAQKLLGFFGGYGYTATMESFTTQMGLPSILAASIIMIEFFGAISLIIGFFSRFWAVSLTGMFLGIIFTTQLEHGFFMNWFGNQAGEGYEYSLLIIGLSLITTIHGSGKWSIDHLISKKQ
- a CDS encoding DUF1772 domain-containing protein; translation: MEFKLKFIVLMLGLLFTGLTAGLCFTWSNAVTPGIGRLDNLTFLRSFQSMNRAIINARFMIVFFGPVILLFVNTYLFKNSSISFWLFLAAAILFFVGIGLVTIFGNVPLNEVLDASNLETLSKIELQDLRNKFEQPWNYWHTIRTVSSFSAFTLLIIGMLYAK
- a CDS encoding NADPH-dependent FMN reductase; protein product: MKKIITIAGTNAQKSINKNLLSYTTSLLENVEIISIDLNDYILPIYGVDYETENGIPTAIKRLDELLGTANGFIISLAEHNGSYAAVFKNTIDWLSRVNMKIWREKPMLLMATSPGDRGGTTVLESAKTYFPYLGASIIADFSLPNFYDNFSENGISDTKLKEELNQKILLFKQHLNNQL
- a CDS encoding AraC family transcriptional regulator; protein product: MKYFSISLYLKMINCAIAEGMSRDDFIDLSTSIDEAQHLQVIAAEEFLDLHELLDDKLGPGFGVRVGQQMVIEDYGVLGLSWRTCSKVGEIFERSDRYFKLLSNTFVWKIKEEGNISHVILNRESHRRGMELSTEASLSATVIVLQAISEKDISPTQVSFKHGPSQDLTSYNTAFKCPILFNQPCYSLSYKTADLNLRTAKADASINSYLLKQVDENTKGIKILGNKFVRDVESLIKDGLPTGIPAIQNISELLAMSNRTLTRRLSEASVTYRDLVKKTQEKIAKDMLRDKNQSIGDIAFLTGFSEQSAFNRAFKKWTNQTPSEFRKNN